The following coding sequences are from one Devosia yakushimensis window:
- a CDS encoding mandelate racemase/muconate lactonizing enzyme family protein: protein MTSRIKSVESFTIQIARQDEPYLGGPKPGESVNEAGYFVRGGNRTVYPTKDRTVICRIETVDGTVGWGETYGIVAPGAVRAIIDDLLAGFVIGRDPFDVTVIYEDLYDLMRVRGHDGGYYHDALAAVDIALWDICGKLRNAPVAKLLGGQRHAEIPAYVSGIPGPSLEARADFARSWLDKGFTQFKFASPHADDGVVAEFRSLRTALGPEAMIAADLHWTLTDVETVALAHKCLPYDPWFLEAVCKPEDIEGIARAAEHSPVPIAAGEEWRTVYDVRRRLEAGPLAIIQPEMGHTGITAFHRMGLLAGSHHRAVIPHATIGTGIFLAASLQVSATLQNVRGHEFQHSVMARNAPYIESALEVKAGRYIVPDKPGIGAEPSAQALAEMVK, encoded by the coding sequence ATGACCAGCCGCATCAAATCGGTGGAGAGTTTCACCATTCAGATCGCCCGCCAGGACGAGCCCTATCTGGGCGGTCCCAAGCCCGGCGAGAGCGTCAACGAAGCCGGCTACTTCGTGCGTGGCGGCAATCGCACGGTCTATCCGACCAAGGACCGCACCGTCATCTGCCGCATCGAAACGGTCGACGGCACTGTCGGCTGGGGCGAGACCTATGGCATTGTCGCACCCGGCGCCGTCCGCGCCATTATCGATGATCTGCTGGCCGGCTTCGTCATCGGCCGCGATCCTTTCGACGTCACCGTCATCTACGAAGACCTCTATGACCTGATGCGCGTGCGCGGCCACGATGGCGGCTATTATCACGATGCACTGGCCGCGGTGGACATTGCCCTGTGGGACATTTGCGGCAAGTTGCGCAATGCGCCGGTGGCTAAGCTCTTGGGCGGTCAGCGCCACGCCGAAATTCCGGCCTATGTGTCGGGCATTCCGGGGCCCAGCCTTGAGGCGCGTGCCGATTTCGCCCGCAGCTGGCTCGACAAGGGTTTCACCCAGTTCAAATTCGCCTCGCCCCATGCCGATGACGGCGTGGTCGCCGAATTTCGCTCGCTGCGCACTGCGCTGGGACCCGAGGCCATGATCGCGGCGGACCTGCACTGGACGCTGACGGATGTGGAAACCGTCGCCCTGGCGCATAAATGCCTGCCCTACGATCCCTGGTTTCTCGAAGCGGTCTGCAAGCCCGAGGATATCGAGGGCATTGCCCGCGCCGCCGAGCACTCGCCGGTGCCCATCGCGGCCGGCGAGGAATGGCGCACAGTCTATGACGTTCGCCGCCGCCTCGAAGCCGGGCCCCTGGCGATCATCCAGCCCGAAATGGGCCATACCGGCATCACCGCTTTCCACCGCATGGGGCTGCTGGCCGGCTCCCATCATCGGGCGGTCATTCCGCACGCCACGATCGGCACCGGCATTTTCCTTGCCGCGAGCCTGCAGGTCAGCGCCACGCTGCAAAATGTGCGCGGGCACGAATTCCAGCACTCGGTCATGGCGCGCAACGCGCCCTACATCGAGAGCGCATTGGAAGTGAAAGCGGGGCGCTACATCGTGCCCGACAAGCCTGGCATCGGCGCCGAGCCCTCGGCTCAGGCGCTGGCCGAAATGGTCAAATAA
- a CDS encoding ABC transporter substrate-binding protein yields the protein MKLTNTLTGLLLAGAMALPSAAMAQTTLNFVSWQVGEKGYGDWWNAVIEEFEASHPDVKIEFTLVPRDGYTDAMITQFAAGAPPDIVHLTSFEYQTFAENGWLEDLGPWIEKSGMDLTGWAGQNACVWKGNTNCIMLLYFGYILAYNEQLLEEGGVAVPTNWDEFLAAARATTIDRDGDGIKDVYGTGVHLATANSSYTNDVLMYVLSAGGRWTDSNGKVTINTPETIEGINRWRTLVEEELTPMGMVGGDTDQLFMEGKVAMRINGPWINGFVQRAEPGIKEHLKFAASPLQPPLGGSSNVITLASETPQEKKELAWEFIQLATSQKFQELYSELGASPAPRPNSVNEAAFAAVPHMQLLIDATAAASAAGVDRIPTGLEAQNNEFTKVAAEEFQRMLIEKLPTEDVAARIQAEAEALQ from the coding sequence ATGAAGCTGACAAACACCCTGACCGGCCTGCTGCTGGCCGGCGCCATGGCATTGCCAAGTGCCGCCATGGCGCAAACAACCCTCAATTTCGTCTCCTGGCAAGTCGGCGAAAAGGGCTATGGCGACTGGTGGAATGCGGTCATCGAGGAATTCGAGGCCAGCCATCCCGACGTCAAGATCGAATTCACCCTGGTCCCGCGCGACGGCTATACCGACGCCATGATCACCCAGTTCGCTGCGGGTGCTCCGCCCGACATCGTTCATCTCACCTCGTTCGAATACCAGACCTTTGCCGAGAATGGCTGGCTCGAGGATCTCGGCCCCTGGATCGAAAAGTCCGGCATGGATCTGACCGGCTGGGCCGGCCAGAATGCCTGCGTTTGGAAGGGCAACACCAATTGCATCATGCTGCTCTATTTCGGCTACATCCTGGCCTATAACGAGCAATTGCTCGAAGAAGGCGGCGTCGCCGTTCCCACCAATTGGGACGAATTCCTGGCTGCCGCGCGCGCCACCACCATCGATCGCGACGGCGACGGCATCAAGGATGTCTATGGTACCGGCGTGCACCTGGCCACGGCCAATTCGAGCTATACCAATGACGTGCTGATGTATGTGCTCTCGGCCGGCGGCCGCTGGACCGATAGCAATGGCAAGGTGACGATCAACACGCCTGAAACCATCGAGGGCATCAACCGCTGGCGTACGCTGGTGGAAGAGGAACTGACCCCCATGGGCATGGTCGGCGGTGATACCGACCAGCTCTTCATGGAGGGCAAGGTCGCCATGCGCATCAATGGCCCCTGGATCAACGGCTTCGTGCAGCGCGCCGAGCCCGGCATCAAGGAACACCTCAAATTCGCTGCCTCCCCGCTCCAGCCGCCGCTGGGTGGCTCATCCAACGTGATCACCCTGGCCAGCGAAACGCCGCAGGAGAAAAAGGAACTGGCCTGGGAGTTCATCCAGCTCGCCACCAGCCAGAAATTCCAGGAGCTCTATTCCGAACTCGGCGCCTCGCCCGCACCCCGGCCCAATTCGGTCAATGAAGCCGCCTTTGCCGCCGTGCCGCATATGCAATTGCTGATCGATGCCACGGCTGCGGCCTCCGCCGCCGGTGTCGACCGCATCCCGACCGGTCTTGAAGCGCAGAACAACGAATTCACCAAGGTCGCGGCCGAGGAATTCCAGCGCATGCTGATCGAAAAGCTGCCCACCGAAGACGTGGCGGCCCGCATCCAGGCCGAGGCCGAAGCGCTGCAATAG
- a CDS encoding 2-dehydro-3-deoxygalactonokinase produces MLIGVEWTSQAFDAQLIDSSGEVIAELHRDAGTATIREARFAETFAEIVPQGWLDQAEAVYFSGMITGRGGWVETGFANTPAGLADLGAAAVRQPGRGLPLVFLPGVSSLGALPDVMRGEEIRVLAAAGEHAKATAVMPGPHTKYVAVEAGRITRLGTYMGGETAKLLSRDSLISRLIPAGAPLSEAGYDRGLMAAWDDALPGDVLRRLFSARSLVLFERMPAEEISGYIAGLLAGAEIAEAEQEWALHSGPVLVLGTSPEAQRYLRALRQRGIEAEPRVVATAPSFAGLHRALQSEAALPI; encoded by the coding sequence ATGCTGATTGGAGTGGAATGGACGTCGCAAGCTTTTGACGCCCAGCTCATCGATAGTTCCGGCGAGGTGATCGCGGAGCTGCACAGGGATGCCGGTACGGCGACGATTCGGGAGGCCCGTTTCGCCGAAACCTTTGCCGAGATCGTGCCACAGGGCTGGCTCGATCAGGCCGAGGCGGTTTATTTCTCGGGCATGATCACGGGCCGGGGCGGCTGGGTCGAAACTGGCTTCGCCAATACTCCGGCGGGGCTGGCCGATCTTGGTGCAGCGGCGGTGAGGCAGCCAGGCCGCGGCCTTCCGCTCGTCTTCCTGCCGGGGGTTTCGTCGCTTGGAGCCCTGCCGGACGTGATGCGCGGCGAGGAGATCCGCGTGCTGGCGGCGGCAGGGGAGCATGCCAAAGCCACGGCGGTCATGCCCGGGCCGCACACCAAATATGTGGCGGTCGAGGCCGGCCGCATCACGCGGCTGGGCACCTATATGGGCGGGGAAACGGCAAAATTGCTGAGCCGCGACTCGCTGATCAGCCGGTTGATTCCGGCAGGAGCGCCGCTGAGTGAAGCGGGATATGATCGCGGGCTCATGGCAGCGTGGGACGATGCCCTGCCCGGCGACGTGTTGCGGCGATTGTTTTCGGCACGAAGCCTGGTGCTCTTCGAACGCATGCCGGCCGAAGAGATTTCCGGCTATATCGCGGGGCTCCTCGCGGGGGCGGAAATCGCGGAAGCCGAGCAGGAATGGGCGCTGCACAGCGGCCCGGTGCTCGTGCTGGGCACAAGCCCCGAAGCGCAGCGCTACCTGCGCGCGCTGCGCCAAAGGGGTATCGAGGCCGAGCCCCGCGTGGTCGCGACGGCGCCCAGCTTTGCCGGGTTGCACCGGGCGCTCCAATCGGAGGCTGCATTGCCGATCTAG
- a CDS encoding dihydrodipicolinate synthase family protein, which yields MLFGVLPVLPTPFDASGGVDAAAMARVTEFALDAGADGVVFPGVASEFDHLDAGERALLVGVVGRTLAGRKPFVVGASAASPAEVIAFCQAGKAAGAVAAMIMAPASIGTDPTALITFFSAVAEGAGLDIILQNAPAPVGSGLSVEAIAAVVRAVPAIRFVKEETLPSGPKITALIEAAGDSLDGVMGGGGSRYVFDELERGAVALMPAVEIADLHAELFAAYRAGRLERARELYIRSLPILLVQMIYRMSLTKEVLIRRGVFSSSAVRAPLPRFDALGLAEIDMMLRELSDLLTLGNAPAQRAAGEAR from the coding sequence ATGTTGTTTGGGGTCCTGCCGGTCTTGCCGACGCCCTTTGACGCGAGCGGTGGCGTGGATGCCGCCGCCATGGCGCGTGTCACCGAGTTCGCTTTGGACGCTGGCGCCGACGGGGTTGTCTTTCCCGGCGTCGCCAGCGAATTCGATCATCTCGATGCCGGCGAACGCGCGCTTCTTGTCGGCGTGGTCGGCCGCACCCTGGCGGGACGCAAGCCCTTCGTGGTCGGCGCCAGCGCCGCCAGCCCGGCCGAGGTCATCGCCTTCTGCCAGGCCGGCAAGGCTGCCGGCGCCGTGGCAGCCATGATCATGGCCCCGGCCAGCATCGGCACCGACCCCACAGCTTTGATTACCTTCTTCTCCGCCGTGGCCGAAGGCGCCGGGCTTGATATCATCCTGCAGAATGCTCCCGCGCCGGTGGGTTCGGGCCTGTCGGTCGAGGCCATTGCGGCGGTGGTGCGCGCCGTGCCCGCCATCCGCTTCGTCAAGGAAGAAACCCTGCCATCCGGCCCCAAGATTACCGCGCTGATCGAAGCGGCGGGCGATAGCCTTGATGGCGTCATGGGCGGCGGCGGCTCGCGCTATGTCTTCGACGAACTGGAGCGCGGCGCCGTGGCGCTGATGCCGGCCGTCGAGATTGCCGATCTCCATGCCGAGCTTTTTGCGGCCTACCGCGCCGGCCGGCTCGAACGGGCGCGCGAGCTCTATATCCGCTCGCTGCCCATCCTGCTGGTGCAGATGATCTACCGCATGAGCCTCACCAAGGAAGTGCTGATCCGGCGGGGCGTGTTTTCCTCGTCTGCGGTGCGGGCGCCTCTACCCAGGTTCGATGCTTTGGGCCTGGCTGAAATCGACATGATGCTGAGAGAACTTTCCGATCTGCTGACCCTTGGCAATGCGCCGGCCCAACGCGCAGCAGGAGAAGCCCGATGA